The Candidatus Binatia bacterium genome contains a region encoding:
- a CDS encoding IS630 family transposase (programmed frameshift), whose protein sequence is MAAPVTLRQDFTAADLRLHARRSRDANQARRLLALAAIYDGGSRGDAARLGGVGLQIVRDWVVRFNADGPAGLLDRKPPGPSRRLSEAQRQALGAMVESGPDPAVHGVVRWRLVDLAQWLWEEFRVSISEDTVGRELHALGYRKLTARPRHHAQDRATLETFKKKFPAALAEVAQGVAAGKRIEVWFQDEARVGQKNGITRRWARRGSRPSAPHDQRTASAYLFGAICPSEGKGAALVLPHCNTEAMGLHLAEVAAAVAADAHAVVLLDQAGWHMACDLKIPPNITLMPLPPRAPELNPVENVWQFMRENWLSNRVFASYDDIIDHCCFAWNKLTDQPWRIMSIGLRDWADRF, encoded by the exons GGCCCTTGCGGCGATCTATGATGGTGGCTCTCGCGGCGACGCGGCACGGCTTGGTGGCGTCGGCCTTCAGATCGTGCGGGACTGGGTGGTGCGGTTCAACGCCGATGGGCCGGCCGGGCTGCTGGACCGCAAGCCGCCAGGACCATCGCGACGGTTGAGCGAGGCGCAGCGCCAGGCGCTTGGCGCCATGGTGGAGAGCGGCCCCGATCCGGCGGTGCATGGCGTGGTGCGCTGGCGGCTGGTCGATCTGGCACAGTGGCTGTGGGAGGAGTTCCGCGTCTCGATCAGCGAGGACACCGTCGGGCGCGAGTTGCACGCGCTCGGCTATCGCAAGCTCACAGCCAGGCCCCGGCATCATGCACAGGACCGGGCAACCTTGGAGACATTCAAAAAAA AATTCCCCGCCGCGCTGGCGGAGGTCGCGCAGGGCGTCGCTGCCGGCAAGCGCATAGAGGTCTGGTTCCAAGACGAAGCCAGAGTGGGCCAGAAGAACGGCATCACTCGACGCTGGGCGCGGCGCGGCAGCCGTCCCTCTGCACCGCACGACCAGCGCACCGCTTCGGCCTATCTGTTCGGCGCGATCTGCCCCAGCGAGGGCAAGGGCGCTGCCCTCGTCCTGCCCCACTGCAATACCGAGGCGATGGGCCTGCATCTCGCCGAAGTCGCGGCCGCCGTTGCTGCCGACGCCCACGCCGTCGTCCTGCTCGACCAGGCTGGCTGGCATATGGCGTGCGATCTCAAGATACCACCAAACATCACGCTGATGCCGCTTCCGCCGCGCGCACCGGAGCTCAATCCGGTCGAGAACGTCTGGCAGTTCATGCGCGAAAACTGGCTCTCCAACCGCGTCTTCGCGTCATACGACGACATCATCGACCATTGCTGCTTCGCTTGGAACAAGCTCACCGATCAGCCGTGGCGCATCATGTCCATCGGATTGCGAGATTGGGCCGATAGGTTCTGA